The segment TCCCGGCTGCGGAACCGTGTTCTATCCTCAGATCTCCCCGGCCGTGATCGTCGCCGTGACCGATGCCGCGGGAAGGCTGCTTCTGGCGCACAACGGAAAATTCCGGGAGGGGCTGTACAGCCTGGTCGCCGGATTCGTCGAGCCGGGCGAATCGATGGAGTCGGCGGTTCACCGTGAAATCCGCGAGGAGGTCGGCGTCGAAGTGAAAAATCTCCGTTACATGGGCAGTCAGAGCTGGCCGTTCCCGAACTCGCTCATGATCGGCTTCACGGCCGAATATGCCGGGGGAGTTCTCCGGCCGGACGGCGTTGAAATCACCGACGCCGGTTTCTTCACTCCGCGGGAAATGCCGGCGGTCCCGCCGCCCGGCTCGATTTCACGGACCTTGATCGACAACTGGTTGCAAACTTATGGGAGAACGCATACGGATGAATGAACTTCTGTTTTATCGGATCGCACTCGGCGCCGCGGGGATTCTCTTCGCACTGTTCGCGGCGTGGACCTTCCGGCTGTCGCCGGGAAATCTTTCCCGTTTCGAAGCATGGCCGCGGCGGCGGCTGCCCGGCATGCTGATCGGCTGGGCGGCGCTGGCGATCTGCGTCCCGCACGCGGAAGTGGTTTCGCCGGGCTTCCTCGTGCCGCTTCTGTGGCCGCTGGCGATTGCGGTGCCGATCCTCGGCTACTTTTTCGTCGATTATCCGCTGGCGCGGGCGCTCGGCGGAATTTCCATTCTCGGCGCGTATTACTTCATCCACAAAAGCTTCGAATGGCATACGCCGCTTCTCGGCGCTCTGGTCGTGCCGGCGTGGATTTTCGGCATCGCCGGAATCTGGGTGTCGGGCAAGCCGTGCGCGCTGCGGGACTGGATCCGGCTTTGCGCCGGGTCGAAAACCTGGCGTTCGGTCAGTGCCGCGTTCTGGTGCATCCTGACGCTGGCGCTCTTCTGGAGCGCCGCCATGACGACGGGAGAATGACGCCATGAGTTTCAGCCTTGCCTCCTATGCCGCTTCGTGCGGTGTGCCGGACCCGGAAGGATTCGCCGCGCTGAGCCGGCAGCTCCGGGAAATCATCGTCGAAACCAACCGGACCATGAACCTGACCCGCATCACGGAACCGGAGGAGTTTGCGGTCAAGCATGTCGCGGATTCGATCGCCATCGCCCGCGAATTTCCGTTCCTGACCTCCGAATACACGAAAATCGCCGACATCGGCTGCGGTGCGGGTTTTCCGTCGCTGGTGCTTGCGCTCGCCTTTCCGAATCTTCGCCTGACGGCGATCGACTCGACCGGCAAAAAGGCCGCCTTCGTCGAACGGGCGGCAAAGGAACTCGGGCTGAAGAACGTCCGGGTGATCCACGGCCGCAGCTGCGAACTGAACCGCCGCCCCGAAATCCGGCACCAGTTCGACGTCGTGACGGCGCGCGCCGTGGCTCCGGCCCCGGTCATCTATCTCGACGCCTGTGATTTCATCAAGCGCAAGAGCGGGCGGTTCATCCTGTACAAAACTCCGCAGCAGGCCGCAGAAGACCTCCCGGCGCTCGAAATCGCCTGCCGGAAACTGCCGGTGCTCTGGCATGCGACGGAGCCTTTCGAGCTCCCCGAAAATGCCGGACAGCGCCTGTTTCTCTACTCCACACCCCGCTAACGCCATTTTCGCGGGTTGCGGGATTATGGCAGGCTGGCGCAAGGGGAGTGCCGGCGCGGAGGGCTCCGGCGGAGTCAGAGACAACGCCTGATTCGGAGAGCACACGCCTTCCCGGGGCGCATGCTCTCCGGGCATCCGCACGGCAGGCCGCCGGTACTTTTACGCTCCGAACTGCGCTTTCGCCTGCTTCATTCTCGCCATCACCGGAACATCGAACGGGCAGCGCTTTTCGCATGCCCCGCACGACACACACTCCGCCGCCTTGTGCGCGAGGCTGTCGTAATGCGCCCGGACCGTCGGCGGAACCGTCCCCTCCGCCTCCGCCAGGTCGAGGTAGCGGTTGACCTGCGCGATGTCGATATGCGCCACGCACGGCAGGCAGTGGTTGCAATACATGCAATGCCCCTTCGGATTGAAGCGCGGCTCCGCGGCAAAGATGTGCGAGTAATCCCTCTCCCGTTCCGGCAGCGACTCGTAACGGACCGCCGCCGCCACCTCCTCCGGCGTCTGCACTCCCACCACGATGCTCGAAACCGCCGGCCGGGTCAATGCATAATGGATGCACTGCGGCACCGTCATCGCCACACCGAACGGCGAACGCTTCGCATCCAGCAGCAGCCCGGCGCCGAGCCCCTTCATGACCACGATGCCGACCCCCTTTGCATCGCAGGCGCGGTACAATTCGCTGCGGGCGCGGCTGACGCCGCGGATCTCGGCCGACTCAAAGGCCGTCCCATTGATCTGA is part of the Victivallis lenta genome and harbors:
- the rsmG gene encoding 16S rRNA (guanine(527)-N(7))-methyltransferase RsmG; the protein is MSFSLASYAASCGVPDPEGFAALSRQLREIIVETNRTMNLTRITEPEEFAVKHVADSIAIAREFPFLTSEYTKIADIGCGAGFPSLVLALAFPNLRLTAIDSTGKKAAFVERAAKELGLKNVRVIHGRSCELNRRPEIRHQFDVVTARAVAPAPVIYLDACDFIKRKSGRFILYKTPQQAAEDLPALEIACRKLPVLWHATEPFELPENAGQRLFLYSTPR
- a CDS encoding aldo/keto reductase — its product is MMIYRELGGTGIAVSEVGFGGEHLEGKESAIVERTVHAALDAGINLFDVFMSEPNVRTNIGRGLAGRRDRAVVQGHFRAVWKDGQYGRTLDLAETKFFFQDLLDRLGTDYIDIGMIHMVDNKADFDAIFNGEIYRYVLELKRKGVIRAIGLSSHISSIALEAVNRGLIDVLMFSLNPAYDLLHQEAIEELIQINGTAFESAEIRGVSRARSELYRACDAKGVGIVVMKGLGAGLLLDAKRSPFGVAMTVPQCIHYALTRPAVSSIVVGVQTPEEVAAAVRYESLPERERDYSHIFAAEPRFNPKGHCMYCNHCLPCVAHIDIAQVNRYLDLAEAEGTVPPTVRAHYDSLAHKAAECVSCGACEKRCPFDVPVMARMKQAKAQFGA
- the nudC gene encoding NAD(+) diphosphatase; this encodes MSIFFPAAAAVRTVPAAPDEVLIALPGDRVILSGTGHLPRAAEWPVDGDRLEFGRLDGAACSLVGEENLRVPETFREIEVRFAFTVLPEPEQIAVCRARTLANWRRNRRFCGACGLELVDLADECARKCPGCGTVFYPQISPAVIVAVTDAAGRLLLAHNGKFREGLYSLVAGFVEPGESMESAVHREIREEVGVEVKNLRYMGSQSWPFPNSLMIGFTAEYAGGVLRPDGVEITDAGFFTPREMPAVPPPGSISRTLIDNWLQTYGRTHTDE